A single Plasmodium knowlesi strain H genome assembly, chromosome: 13 DNA region contains:
- a CDS encoding inner membrane complex protein 1l, putative, producing the protein MVLKGENLCVNSPRRISYPGDGYNIQMGSPFYAGSVGELCHSNPVIRRRHLRASPLFGARRCRVHHFQRHAEVPVFRKAPKIVEVPEVREVTRFVDSVKVVDIPVEQVRIVPKLKIREIEKIRHVPGPVEYIDIEQEHIVHKPYTKVIEKIYEVPEVEDVQIEVPIYVPTPVGPPKDVYINVPLPYDVPQFCYKPDKQIAQGVPYPTFQRVLNNGSNFYAGEDAFDGYTSDVDSCKTEQREMYSADQTNPRATGTGSGANGEYYKRDYSKNETNLSGRYMGEESRNYYDYQDGGTHNGNENYNTYASNYRYDSAGNGIMHNENNLNSSEPFDKYYYSYSAYNDNRGRHTQEENYEDNKNYVYNNEFSEQPSSPTKRASAELIVKRSKKSFY; encoded by the coding sequence ATGGTATTAAAGGGTGAAAATTTGTGCGTAAATTCCCCCCGAAGAATTAGCTACCCAGGTGATGGTTATAACATACAAATGGGGTCTCCGTTTTACGCCGGTAGTGTGGGCGAGTTATGCCACTCCAACCCAGTAATTAGAAGAAGACACCTTCGCGCGTCTCCACTTTTTGGTGCACGTAGATGCAGAGTACATCATTTTCAAAGGCACGCAGAAGTTCCTGTTTTTCGCAAGGCACCGAAGATTGTCGAAGTTCCGGAAGTGAGAGAAGTAACCAGGTTTGTAGATTCCGTAAAGGTGGTAGACATCCCAGTGGAACAGGTCAGAATTGTcccaaaattaaaaataagagaaatcgaaaaaataagaCATGTACCAGGCCCAGTAGAGTACATCGATATTGAACAGGAACATATTGTTCACAAGCCGTACACAAAagtaatagaaaaaatttacgagGTGCCTGAAGTTGAAGATGTGCAAATAGAGGTGCCAATTTATGTGCCTACACCAGTTGGCCCACCGAAGGATGTCTATATCAATGTCCCTTTGCCGTATGACGTTCCACAATTTTGTTACAAACCAGATAAACAAATTGCACAAGGAGTTCCATACCCTACTTTTCAGAGAGTGTTAAATAATGGTTCTAATTTTTACGCGGGGGAAGATGCCTTCGATGGTTATACATCAGATGTGGATTCCTGTAAAACGGAACAAAGAGAAATGTACTCAGCTGACCAAACGAATCCAAGGGCCACTGGCACAGGAAGCGGGGCAAATGGTGAATATTATAAAAGGGATTATTCTAAAAACGAAACGAATTTGAGCGGGCGCTACATGGGTGAAGAATCGCGCAACTATTATGATTATCAGGATGGGGGTACCCATAACGGGAACGAAAATTACAATACATATGCTAGTAATTACAGATATGATAGCGCAGGGAATGGGATTATGCATAACGAAAATAACTTGAACTCATCTGAACCATTTgataaatattattattcGTATTCGGCGTATAATGACAATAGGGGGAGACACACCCAAGAGGAGAACTATGAAGACAACAAGAATTATGTGTACAATAACGAATTTTCGGAACAACCGAGTTCACCCACTAAGAGAGCCTCAGCGGAACTTATAGTAAAGCGGTCCAAAAAGTCGTTCTACTGA
- a CDS encoding prefoldin subunit 2, putative, with amino-acid sequence METKNTTQTSSLSEQNEAKSTYEQIEKDRVQLVSKIEELYQDVVEHKLVLEALENVPSDRRCYRMVGEILVERTVGEIKPALVDHKNKVEQIIAECQKKLDEKNSELTQFVKNAKTAITPADLSSKKPQDSSGSFSDKDKKAEGIMF; translated from the exons atggaaactaaGAATACCACCCAAACATCCAGTCTGAGTGAACAAAATGAGGCTAAGTCAACGTacgaacaaattgaaaaagataGGGTCCAACTGGTATCCAAGATAGAAGAGTTATACCAAGATGTCGTCGAACACAA ACTCGTACTGGAAGCCTTGGAGAATGTCCCTTCCGACAGACGGTGCTACAGAATGGTTGGAGAAATACTGGTCGAAAGAACTGTTGGTGAAATTAAACCAGCTTTGGTAGAtcataaaaataag GTAGAACAAATTATAGCCGAGTGCCAGAAGAAGTTGGACGAAAAAAACTCCGAACTTACACAATTTGTGAAAAA TGCAAAGACGGCCATAACACCAGCCGACCTTTCTTCGAAGAAGCCTCAAGATAGCAGTGGAAGTTTTAGCgacaaggacaaaaaggcGGAAGGGATTATGTTTTAA
- a CDS encoding lysine--tRNA ligase, putative, translating into MKKGRTTPHLLVLLLWSFVWSFFLICNRASCFRYGSSEAKGVLTIGRKRSGFRNRKKVFVLQNYGKEFSERVKKLNHLSNFLKIDAYPSSFIKRTIKIDELKRKYEHLENGEKDDKERYVIYGRVTVKRNDGMFLNVQDDGGTVQIYVDAHLALKGASKWKGKRNDCLESQGENEQGKKNTCPDAEQNRISCSHGDGNATHEGESQFPLGKEGEIPHKENSIRVRKIIEVGDFIAIKGFVRKSQRGEITLHAEEIFLLAKSLHPLPDKYKGMKDVEYKYRKRYLDFLINKEEKEKILTRFYVIQEIRKFLLKKKYTEVDTPILQSIAGGASAKPFETLLNSLNLVLYLRIAPELYLKKLIISGISEQIFEFSKCFRNEGLSTIHNPEFTLLEIYKAYSNYKYMITFVEKLIKSVSKKISLRSSDDKSLLYENKWKKISFMKILKDYTCVDFLNLSFDEAYNEAKKLNVTFDQGKEYLNWGLVTEEVFKRKVEPFLDKHPIHIYHLPAETSPLAKTLSKNKRLSERFETYIGKMEIANGYSEEANPLMQERKFISQYTLKHKKREDRSIHYTDGFTPPDDARSDDNRGDPNHGNIPSGQEFPKGPEQIKSKMQHMENDHHEIDYDYVTALAHGLPPTGGLGIGIDRLCMLLTNSSSIKNVLPFPIIKPH; encoded by the coding sequence atgaaaaaggggagaacAACTCCGCACCTGCTAGTACTACTACTATGGTCATTCGTATGGTCCTTCTTTCTCATTTGTAATCGCGCAAGCTGCTTCAGATATGGCAGTAGCGAAGCAAAGGGGGTTCTTACGatagggagaaaaaggagtgGCTTtcggaacagaaaaaaggtgTTCGTCCTGCAAAACTATGGGAAGGAATTTTCTGAAAGAGTAAAGAAGCTAAACCACCTATCcaattttctaaaaattgATGCGTACCCATCGTCCTTCATAAAAAGAACGATAAAGATAGACGAGTTGAAGAGAAAGTATGAGCATTtagaaaatggagaaaaggaCGACAAGGAAAGGTATGTCATATACGGTCGAGTAACAGTCAAAAGGAACGATGGAATGTTCCTGAATGTACAGGATGATGGTGGCActgtacaaatatatgtcGATGCACATTTGGCGCTTAAGGGAGCAAGCAAATGGAAGGGAAAGAGGAATGATTGTCTAGAGAGCCAAGGGGAGAATGaacaggggaagaagaatacTTGTCCAGATGCAGAGCAAAATAGGATTAGCTGCAGTCACGGTGATGGTAATGCTACACATGAAGGGGAAAGCCAATTCCCCTTGGGCAAAGAAGGAGAGATTCCCCACAAGGAAAACTCAATAAGAGTGAGAAAAATTATCGAAGTAGGTGATTTCATAGCCATCAAAGGATTTGTTAGAAAATCCCAAAGGGGAGAAATAACATTACACGCAGAAGAAATTTTCCTGCTAGCTAAATCCTTGCATCCCTTGCCAGACAAATataaaggaatgaaagatgTTGAATATAAGTACAGAAAAAGGTACCTCGACTTTTTAATcaacaaggaagaaaaggaaaaaatccttACAAGATTTTATGTCATACAAGAAATTAGAAAATTcctgctaaaaaaaaaatataccgAGGTAGATACCCCAATATTACAGTCCATCGCTGGAGGTGCCTCAGCTAAACCATTTGAAACCTTATTAAACTCCTTGAATTTAGTTCTCTATTTAAGAATAGCACCTGAGCtctatttgaaaaaattaatcataAGTGGAATTTCAGAACAAATTTTCGAATTCAGCAAATGCTTCCGCAATGAAGGCCTAAGTACCATTCACAACCCTGAGTTTACACTTTTGGAAATTTATAAAGCCTACTctaattataaatatatgattACATTTGTTGAAAAGTTAATAAAAAGTGTGTCGAAGAAAATTTCTCTCCGTTCGAGTGATGATAAGAGTTTGCTGtatgaaaataaatggaaaaaaatctccTTCATGAAAATACTAAAAGATTATACGTGTGTGGACTTTCTCAACTTGTCGTTCGATGAAGCTTATAATGAAGCAAAGAAATTAAACGTAACATTTGATCAAGGGAAGGAATACTTAAATTGGGGCCTCGTTACTGAGGAGGTTTTCAAACGGAAGGTGGAACCATTTTTAGATAAGCACCCTATTCATATATATCACCTCCCTGCAGAAACATCTCCTCTAGCCAAAACGttaagcaaaaataaaaggctGTCCGAACGGTTTGAAACGTACATAGGGAAGATGGAAATAGCGAATGGCTACTCCGAGGAGGCCAACCCTCTAATGCAGGAAAGGAAGTTCATTTCTCAATATACTTTAAAGCATAAAAAGCGTGAAGACCGCAGTATTCACTATACAGATGGGTTTACTCCTCCGGATGATGCTCGTTCAGATGATAATAGAGGGGACCCAAACCATGGCAATATTCCCTCTGGTCAGGAATTTCCCAAAGGACCAGAACAAATTAAATCAAAAATGCAACATATGGAAAATGACCATCACGAAATCGACTACGATTATGTAACCGCCTTGGCGCACGGTTTGCCCCCAACGGGAGGCCTAGGAATAGGCATAGATCGCTTGTGCATGCTGCTGACTAATTCTTCATCGATCAAAAATGTGCTACCATTTCCGATAATTAAGCCACATTGA
- a CDS encoding NADP-specific glutamate dehydrogenase, putative — protein MQKERDSTGRFVVVDKSAANYEALIEEEMNKVYERVKKLDANQEEFLQAFHEILYSLKPLFMEEPKYLPIIEMLSEPERVVQFRVCWMDDNGIQRKNRCFRVQYSSVLGPYKGGLRFHPTVNLSIVKFLGFEQIFKNSLTGLSMGGGKGGSDFDPKGKSDSEIMKFCQGFMNELYRHIGPNTDVPAGDIGVGGREIGYLFGQYKKIANNFNGTLTGKNVKWGGSNLRTEATGYGLVYFVLEVLKSLNIPIEKQTAVVSGSGNVALYCVQKLLQLNVKVLTLSDSDGYILEPNGFTNSDLNFIIDLKEVKKGRIKDYLKHSSTATYFPNETPWSVPCTLAFPCATQNEINLEDAKKLHKNGCLLIGEGANMPSTVEAINYFKSNKIIFCPSKAANAGGVAISGLEMAQNFQFTKWTMEDVDQKLQEIMKNIFVACSENAFKYTKDKYDLQAGANIAGFLKVAESYIEQGCF, from the coding sequence ATGCAAAAGGAACGCGACTCGACAGGGAGGTTCGTGGTGGTGGACAAAAGTGCGGCGAACTACGAAGCCCTGATTGAGGAGGAAATGAACAAAGTGTACGAGAGGGTAAAGAAATTAGATGCTAATCAGGAAGAATTCTTGCAGGCTTTTCACGAAATCCTCTACTCGCTCAAACCGCTCTTTATGGAAGAACCGAAATATTTGCCCATCATTGAAATGCTATCAGAGCCTGAACGTGTTGTCCAGTTTCGTGTGTGCTGGATGGACGATAATGGCATCCAACGCAAAAACAGATGCTTCAGAGTTCAATACAGTTCCGTCCTCGGACCATACAAAGGAGGACTTCGTTTCCACCCTACTGTAAATTTATCCATTGTGAAATTCTTAGGGTTTgagcaaatttttaaaaattctttaACGGGTCTTTCCatgggagggggaaaaggtgGTTCCGATTTTGACCCCAAGGGGAAATCAGATAGCGAAATTATGAAGTTCTGCCAAGGATTTATGAATGAGCTGTACAGGCACATTGGTCCGAACACAGATGTGCCTGCAGGGGATATCGGTgttggaggaagagaaattgGCTACCTATTCGGCCAGTATAAAAAGATAGCGAATAATTTTAATGGTACTTTAACAGGAAAGAACGTCAAATGGGGAGGATCCAACTTAAGAACGGAAGCGACAGGATACGGATTAGTCTATTTCGTTTTGGAGGTTTTAAAATCGCTAAACATTCCAATAGAAAAACAAACAGCAGTAGTTAGTGGAAGCGGAAATGTAGCCCTCTACTGTGTTCAGAAATTGTTACAACTCAATGTAAAGGTATTAACCCTAAGTGACAGTGACGGGTACATATTGGAACCAAACGGATTCACAAATAGCGATCTGAATTTTATTATAGATTTgaaggaagtgaaaaaaggaagaatcaaAGATTATTTGAAGCATTCTTCAACAGCCACTTATTTCCCAAATGAGACACCTTGGAGTGTTCCATGTACTTTGGCTTTCCCTTGTGCTACccagaatgaaataaatctTGAGGATGCCAAGaaattacataaaaatggatgtCTTCTAATCGGTGAAGGAGCAAATATGCCATCCACTGTAGAAGccattaattattttaagtcaaataaaattattttctgtCCTTCTAAGGCTGCCAATGCTGGGGGCGTAGCCATTAGTGGACTTGAAATGGCGCAGAATTTTCAGTTCACCAAATGGACCATGGAAGACGTAGATCAGAAGCTCCaagaaattatgaaaaatattttcgtaGCATGTTCGGAAAATGCCTTCAAGTATACAAAGGATAAGTACGACTTGCAAGCGGGAGCAAACATTGCTGGTTTTTTGAAGGTTGCGGAGTCCTACATCGAGCAGGGTTGCTTCTAG
- a CDS encoding N-acyl-phosphatidylethanolamine-hydrolyzing phospholipase D, putative, with protein MKKLINILLPYYTHNNVLTSNLTLKKKAAFFFFYFDRYVYSPLLQTLLRGKNVIEKNRSKNISTKAVADKFGSACESSHDVGNRTGNNGKNKNDDEMGETNAIWPEGISYVTPLEIKKKEQLKDKKFNVIYIGHMSILIQTANFNILVDPVLSTRIGLFNLMGVKRTIKAGISFEHLPSIDFILLSNNRFDTMDKSTLKKIVLRDNSIVIGGMNIRRYLFKRNFPVVYPLNWFNKIEFENLSFYYLPTVTNSHRYVVDKNVYLPGSFLIHDNKTKATIFYSGHSAYSNHFLQIKSYVNTILRRENIDLSILPIGIYKPKELYAPFHMSPEQAIQSHLDLKSKASLGVGMDVFCLGGENYNEATTELSSRLAQYEHERKEKINFVTLQPGHSIIL; from the exons atgaaaaaactaaTAAACATACTTTTACCCTATTACACCCACAACAATGTCTTAACTTCAAATTtgactttaaaaaaaaaggcggctttctttttcttttatttcgacCGCTATGTTTATTCTCCCCTGTTGCAAACACTACTGAGGGGCAAAAATGTGATAGAGAAAAACAGGTCAAAAAATATCAGCACCAAGGCGGTAGCAGACAAGTTCGGTTCTGCATGTGAAAGCAGCCACGATGTAGGCAATCGAACTGGCAACaatggaaagaataaaaatgatgaCGAGATGGGAGAGACGAACGCCATATGGCCAGAAGGAATTTCCTACGTGACACCcctagaaataaaaaaaaaagaacaattgaaggataaaaaattcaacgTTATATACATTGGACACATGAGCATCTTAATTCAAACCGccaattttaatattttagtAGATCCAGTATTGTCTACCAGAATTGGTCTTTTCAACCTAATgggtgtaaaaagaacaataaAGGCAGGAATAAGCTTCGAACACCTACCAAGCATTGACTTCATCCTGCTAAGCAACAACCGTTTTGACACCATGGACAAGAGTAccctgaaaaaaattgtacttaGAGATAATAGCATAGTTATTGGTGGTATGAATATTCgaagatatttatttaaaagaaaCTTTCCCGTAGTATATCCCCTAAATTGgtttaacaaaattgaatttgaaaatttgtCTTTTTACTATTTACCCACTGTAACAAATAGCCACAGATACGTTGTCgacaaaaatgtgtacctTCCAGGATCCTTCTTAATCCATGATAATAAAACCAAGGCCACCATTTTCTATAGTGGCCACTCTGCGTATTCCAACCATTTCTTGCAAATCAAGAGTTATGTTAATACTATTttaagaagggaaaacatCGATTTATCTATTTTGCCCATTGGAATTTACAAGCCCAAAGAGCTATATGCCCCCTTTCACATGTCCCCTGAGCAGGCCATACAG AGTCACCTCGATTTGAAGAGCAAAGCATCTCTGGGCGTGGGCATGGACGTTTTCTGCTTAGGCGGAGAAAACTACAACGAAGCTACCACGGAGCTGTCGAGTCGGTTGGCTCAGTACGAACATGagcggaaggaaaaaattaactttgTTACGTTACAGCCGGGACATAGCATCATCTTGTGA